Proteins encoded together in one Fundidesulfovibrio magnetotacticus window:
- a CDS encoding response regulator, with protein sequence MRILVIDDERPTLAMFELLLEAMGYSPVPADSGEKGLELFENDHFPIVITDIKMPGIDGMEVLSRIKSGKPDTEVIVITGHGDVELALAALNLKATDFIDKPIAQEALANALQRAEKRIRRLEACNPVTTLREMEWAKVLDIAGNLSSGIESVARELAGLAGDTPLLVTVSECSSVNGAGIAGLTGIIESHAAKGGRVAISCRPENFRRVFEASGLAEIASLHRNEEDALRALLVEKA encoded by the coding sequence ATGCGAATTCTGGTCATCGACGACGAGCGGCCCACCCTGGCCATGTTCGAACTGCTCCTGGAGGCCATGGGCTACAGCCCAGTGCCTGCCGATTCGGGCGAAAAGGGGCTGGAACTCTTCGAGAACGATCATTTTCCCATCGTGATCACCGACATCAAGATGCCGGGCATCGACGGCATGGAGGTGCTTTCGCGCATCAAATCCGGCAAGCCCGACACCGAGGTGATCGTCATCACCGGCCACGGCGACGTGGAGTTGGCCCTTGCCGCCTTGAACCTCAAGGCCACGGACTTTATCGACAAACCCATCGCCCAGGAGGCCCTGGCCAACGCCCTGCAGCGGGCCGAGAAGCGCATCCGCCGCCTGGAGGCCTGCAACCCCGTCACCACCCTGCGCGAGATGGAATGGGCCAAAGTGCTCGACATCGCAGGCAATCTATCCTCTGGCATCGAGAGCGTGGCGCGTGAACTGGCCGGGCTCGCCGGGGACACGCCGCTTCTCGTCACGGTTTCGGAGTGCTCTTCGGTGAACGGGGCGGGCATCGCCGGGCTCACGGGGATCATCGAGTCCCACGCGGCCAAGGGCGGGCGGGTGGCCATCTCCTGCAGGCCGGAGAACTTCCGCCGGGTGTTCGAGGCCTCGGGCCTGGCTGAAATCGCCTCGCTGCACCGCAACGAGGAGGACGCGCTGCGCGCCCTGCTGGTGGAAAAGGCCTGA
- a CDS encoding ATP-binding protein yields the protein MLNRVRKLSLRNKIFLATAGVILLISGVIALLARGILVNSLSHELEQRGLAIAQSIAERGGGFILDQDRAGLVALLFDAAQLGERKALVAYIFIVDNEAKLLAHTFTRPFPRALLDAVGPVENQDSRPRPVVFEHDEAVDMSVPVQEGIYTLGRVHVGLRQSHMDSLVSKLRLTFLGFISLVVVIIFFIALVLSGYVVDPLAKLTRAAESISRGKLDQPLDLGGPPWNPVECPAYGDTDLPCWHLDELAPGQARRPGTCNPCKFYRHRFGDEVVQLADAFANMVWSIKLYRHRLRESEERYRPLFDANPDPFLVLDVTSRRFLDANPRAQELYGYTKRQFSGMTIDSIEPSSDQPGVRTFITEGCPGDHVLYTKATHVTREGRQIYVNIHATMANYRGKEAVIFSATDVTDLVEKDAQLIQASKMKTLGEMSAGMAHELNQPLNAIKLGSDFLRLAAQSRMELSRDRFRQVSEEISAQVDRAAGIINHLREFGRKSGPTPGAVDINTPIRGVFTIIGKQLELQNIRVDLDQGDGLPPILAHANRLEQVFFNLVSNARDAILSKASGEGEIAIRSWTEGGHVCVSVSDTGTGIAPADLRKIFEPFFTTKRAGEGMGLGLAISYGIIKDYGGDIQVGSEVGEGTTFKLSFPRARS from the coding sequence ATGCTCAACCGCGTCCGCAAACTCTCGCTGCGCAACAAGATCTTCCTGGCCACGGCCGGGGTGATCCTGCTCATCAGCGGCGTCATCGCCCTGCTGGCCCGGGGCATTCTGGTGAACAGCCTGAGCCATGAGCTGGAACAGCGCGGGCTGGCCATCGCCCAGTCCATCGCCGAGCGCGGCGGCGGCTTCATCCTGGACCAGGACCGCGCCGGGCTCGTGGCCCTGCTCTTCGACGCCGCCCAACTGGGCGAGCGCAAGGCCTTGGTGGCCTACATCTTCATCGTGGACAACGAGGCGAAGCTCTTGGCCCACACCTTCACCCGGCCCTTCCCCCGGGCGCTGCTCGATGCCGTGGGGCCCGTGGAGAACCAGGACAGCCGCCCGCGCCCCGTGGTCTTCGAGCACGACGAGGCCGTGGACATGTCCGTGCCCGTACAGGAGGGCATATACACCCTGGGCCGTGTGCACGTGGGCCTTCGCCAGAGCCACATGGACTCCCTGGTCTCCAAGCTGCGCCTCACCTTCCTGGGGTTCATCTCCCTTGTGGTGGTGATCATCTTCTTCATCGCCCTGGTGCTCTCTGGCTACGTGGTGGACCCCCTCGCCAAGCTCACGCGGGCGGCCGAATCCATCAGCCGGGGCAAGCTCGACCAGCCCCTGGACCTGGGCGGGCCGCCCTGGAACCCCGTGGAATGCCCGGCATATGGCGACACGGACCTCCCCTGCTGGCACCTGGACGAACTGGCGCCCGGGCAGGCCCGACGCCCCGGCACCTGCAACCCCTGCAAGTTCTACCGCCACCGCTTCGGCGACGAGGTGGTCCAGCTGGCCGACGCCTTCGCCAACATGGTCTGGTCCATCAAGCTCTACCGCCACCGCCTGCGCGAATCCGAAGAGCGCTACCGCCCCCTCTTCGACGCCAACCCCGACCCCTTCCTGGTGCTCGACGTGACCTCCCGCCGCTTCCTGGACGCCAACCCGCGCGCCCAGGAGCTCTACGGCTACACCAAGCGCCAGTTCTCCGGCATGACCATCGACAGCATCGAGCCCTCCTCGGACCAGCCCGGCGTGCGCACCTTCATCACCGAGGGCTGCCCCGGCGACCACGTGCTCTACACCAAGGCCACCCACGTCACGCGCGAAGGTCGCCAGATCTACGTGAACATCCACGCCACCATGGCCAACTACCGCGGCAAGGAAGCCGTGATCTTCTCGGCCACCGACGTGACCGACCTGGTGGAAAAGGACGCCCAGCTCATCCAGGCCAGCAAGATGAAGACCCTGGGCGAAATGAGCGCGGGCATGGCCCACGAGCTCAACCAGCCCCTCAACGCCATCAAGCTGGGCAGCGACTTCCTGCGCCTGGCCGCCCAGAGCCGCATGGAGCTGTCGCGAGACCGCTTCCGGCAGGTCTCCGAGGAGATCAGCGCCCAGGTGGACCGCGCGGCGGGCATCATCAACCACCTGAGGGAATTCGGGCGCAAGTCCGGCCCCACGCCGGGGGCCGTGGACATCAACACCCCCATCCGGGGCGTGTTCACCATCATCGGCAAGCAGCTGGAACTCCAAAATATCCGCGTTGATCTGGACCAGGGCGACGGCCTGCCTCCCATTCTGGCCCACGCGAACCGCCTGGAACAGGTGTTTTTCAACCTTGTGTCCAATGCCCGGGATGCCATATTGTCCAAGGCAAGCGGCGAGGGTGAGATCGCGATCCGTTCCTGGACGGAGGGTGGACACGTCTGCGTGAGCGTCTCCGACACGGGCACGGGCATCGCTCCGGCGGACCTGCGCAAAATCTTCGAGCCCTTCTTCACCACGAAGCGGGCTGGAGAAGGCATGGGCCTGGGGCTGGCGATTTCCTACGGCATCATCAAGGATTACGGCGGGGACATCCAGGTGGGCAGCGAGGTCGGCGAAGGCACGACCTTCAAGCTCAGCTTCCCGCGTGCACGATCGTGA
- a CDS encoding ABC transporter substrate-binding protein — MTLPRPALAKAALLLLALILPLSACQPPPPPQPQTGKLGITPTEVRIGASLPLSGHAAYLGQETLRGATAYLSHVNARGGVHGRQITLVAHDDGYDPPRCVANTQRLIVEDEVFALSCYVGTPTTTRILPMLSEARIPLVGSFTGAYDLREPFQRYVINVRPSYYQETAAAVGHLIENLGLKRIGVFYQFDAYGFDGLKGAELALKTYGMTPVARGSYVRGTMDVEDGLWKILESQAQAAVIIGTSAPSAKFIKLAREHNPDMVFYAVSFVGAEEIAKALGPDERAKVLVSQVMPPPDLPETQALLWGVKEYDDLLNQSYPGHPPTAVGLEGFINAKVLVEGLRRAGPDPDRERFIEAVESIRDYSLGLADTLAYGPGDHQGLERVYFTKLEKGRFVLVTDWARPFAPRGCD; from the coding sequence ATGACGCTTCCGCGCCCGGCCCTGGCCAAGGCGGCCCTGCTGCTCCTGGCGCTGATTCTTCCGCTGTCGGCCTGCCAGCCCCCGCCGCCTCCCCAGCCCCAGACGGGGAAGCTCGGCATCACGCCCACGGAGGTCCGCATCGGCGCGAGCCTGCCGCTCTCGGGCCATGCCGCCTACCTGGGCCAGGAAACCCTGCGCGGCGCCACCGCCTACCTGAGCCACGTGAACGCCCGGGGCGGCGTGCACGGCCGACAGATCACCCTGGTGGCCCACGACGACGGCTACGACCCGCCCCGCTGCGTGGCCAACACCCAGCGCCTGATCGTGGAAGACGAAGTCTTCGCCCTCTCCTGCTATGTGGGCACCCCCACCACCACGCGGATCCTGCCCATGCTCTCCGAGGCGCGCATCCCCCTGGTGGGCTCCTTCACCGGCGCCTACGACCTGCGCGAGCCCTTCCAGCGCTACGTGATCAACGTGCGCCCCTCCTACTACCAGGAGACCGCCGCCGCCGTGGGCCACCTCATCGAGAACCTGGGGCTCAAGCGCATCGGCGTGTTCTACCAGTTCGACGCCTACGGCTTCGACGGCCTCAAGGGCGCGGAGCTGGCCCTCAAGACCTACGGCATGACCCCCGTGGCCCGGGGCTCCTACGTGCGCGGCACCATGGACGTGGAGGACGGCCTCTGGAAAATCCTGGAGAGCCAGGCCCAGGCCGCCGTGATCATCGGAACCTCGGCCCCCTCGGCCAAGTTCATCAAGCTCGCGCGCGAGCACAACCCCGACATGGTCTTCTACGCCGTCTCCTTCGTGGGCGCGGAGGAGATCGCCAAGGCCCTGGGACCGGACGAACGCGCCAAGGTGCTCGTCTCCCAGGTGATGCCCCCGCCCGACCTCCCCGAGACCCAGGCCCTGCTCTGGGGCGTCAAGGAATACGACGACCTGCTCAACCAGTCCTACCCGGGCCACCCGCCCACGGCCGTGGGCCTGGAGGGTTTCATCAACGCCAAAGTACTCGTGGAGGGCCTGCGCCGCGCCGGCCCCGACCCGGACCGCGAACGCTTCATCGAGGCCGTGGAGTCCATCCGCGACTACTCCCTGGGCCTTGCCGACACCCTGGCCTACGGCCCCGGCGACCATCAGGGCCTGGAGCGCGTCTACTTCACCAAGCTCGAGAAAGGTCGCTTCGTGCTCGTCACCGACTGGGCCAGGCCCTTCGCCCCGCGCGGCTGCGACTAG
- a CDS encoding redoxin domain-containing protein produces the protein MRRLAFPLALLLALLPAAAAAQKAVPPELIYQPGQLKPVDSVLAVKVGDKAPDFDLPATDGSRARLADYLGKKNLVISFVPAAWTPVCSGQWPGYNLAKEIFEKHDAALLGVTCDNLPSLNAWIVEMGGVWFKAASDFWPHGGLSARLGVLRPEGVSERALFVIDKAGVIRFIDVHDINARPDLGQLAKALADLK, from the coding sequence ATGCGGCGTCTCGCTTTCCCCCTGGCCTTGCTCCTGGCTCTGCTCCCGGCGGCGGCCGCCGCCCAGAAAGCCGTGCCGCCGGAATTGATCTACCAGCCCGGGCAGCTCAAGCCCGTGGACTCCGTGCTGGCCGTCAAGGTGGGCGACAAGGCCCCGGACTTCGACCTGCCCGCGACCGACGGCTCCCGCGCGCGCCTCGCCGACTACCTGGGCAAAAAGAACCTGGTGATCTCCTTCGTGCCCGCCGCCTGGACCCCCGTGTGCTCCGGCCAGTGGCCAGGCTACAACCTCGCCAAGGAGATCTTCGAGAAGCACGACGCGGCCCTGCTGGGCGTCACCTGCGACAACTTGCCAAGCCTCAACGCCTGGATCGTGGAGATGGGCGGGGTGTGGTTCAAGGCCGCCTCGGACTTCTGGCCCCACGGTGGGCTTTCCGCCAGGCTGGGCGTCCTGCGCCCCGAGGGCGTCTCGGAACGGGCGCTCTTCGTCATCGACAAGGCCGGGGTGATCCGCTTCATAGACGTGCACGACATCAACGCCCGGCCGGACCTCGGCCAGCTGGCCAAGGCCCTGGCGGACCTGAAATGA
- a CDS encoding peroxiredoxin family protein, producing the protein MKPLAEGQAFPDLAFKGPISDAEAKELGVAPGKPFAFKDIKAQAVILVVFSMYCPFCQRDAPELAKMHQIIKDRGLSGKVKLVGLGAGNSAFEVNVFREKFALRLPLIPDQDFSVYKALGQVGTPYYYVLARSGPGFTVVEGHLGCVSSAEAFLNQALAKAGIGGK; encoded by the coding sequence ATGAAGCCCCTGGCCGAGGGCCAGGCCTTCCCGGACCTCGCATTCAAGGGGCCGATCTCCGATGCCGAGGCCAAGGAACTGGGGGTGGCCCCCGGCAAGCCCTTCGCCTTCAAGGACATCAAGGCCCAGGCCGTCATCCTGGTGGTCTTCTCCATGTACTGCCCCTTCTGCCAGCGCGACGCCCCCGAACTGGCCAAGATGCACCAGATCATCAAGGACCGGGGGCTCTCCGGCAAGGTGAAGCTGGTGGGCCTGGGCGCGGGCAACTCAGCCTTCGAGGTGAACGTCTTCCGGGAAAAGTTCGCCCTGCGCCTGCCGCTCATCCCGGACCAGGATTTCTCCGTCTACAAGGCCCTCGGCCAGGTGGGCACCCCCTACTACTACGTGCTGGCGCGCTCGGGTCCGGGCTTCACGGTGGTCGAAGGCCACCTGGGCTGCGTTTCCTCGGCCGAGGCTTTCCTGAACCAGGCCCTGGCCAAGGCGGGCATCGGAGGCAAATGA
- a CDS encoding PAS domain-containing sensor histidine kinase yields the protein MPHHDHHADGLARRNETLERRVRELEQALARTGQHGAAQAPPRSAPLPPSCPDAPGSLAGREELLRLFVKHAPVSIAMLDGSMRYIAVSDRWKSDYGFQERNLEGLDHYAVFPEIPERWKAIHRSCLAGAVERAEEDPFARADGSIQWLRWEVRPWRLPSGAIGGIVIFSEDITARKQAELELARVNFLLSALVEAIPSPIYAKDREGRLLLANKALLELLGRDASQVLGKTSGEVHPTVIGREHMENDALVMESGIPSFFEETSLGPAGLRHWVSIKAPHRDASGEVAGVVGVSLEITDQKILEEELRQSREDLCRAQTVAHVGSWRLDVRRDRLTWSDENYRIFDVPPGTPMTYESFLERVHPEDRAEVHRQWSAALRGEPYDIEHRLVVDGGRRWVRERAELEFAPDGTLLGGFGTTQDVTGRKLAEQALREAKEAADIANRAKSDFLARMSHEIRTPMNAILGMTEMALHAARDPLQRDHLETAMDSARALLGIVNDTLDLSRIEAGKLALAPARFDLHELARAMVKTLAVSAAPKGLAMNLQLDPRVPRHVLGDAGRLRQVLLNLLGNAVKFTTRGSVTLGVAPAPQGVPGRHPLDFTVSDTGPGIPGFLRARIFEPFVQHDPGERSAEGTGLGLAIARGIAQALGGDIFLEETTESGSRFVCRVPLPPVDEPEARQGDSGRFLCVSRPLTVLAVDDNRINLKVVAALLSRLGHRCVLAAGGEQALALLAEPGARFDAVLMDIEMDGMDGFETTRRIRAGEAGEAHRSVHVAALSAHALPSFRQRCSEAGMDDFLPKPVGLADLAKALGLASSEYCAPGGET from the coding sequence ATGCCTCACCACGACCATCATGCGGACGGACTCGCACGACGCAACGAGACTCTGGAACGCCGCGTGCGGGAGCTCGAACAGGCCCTGGCCCGCACGGGACAACACGGAGCCGCCCAAGCCCCACCGCGCTCCGCCCCCCTGCCCCCCTCCTGCCCGGACGCCCCGGGGTCCCTTGCCGGGCGCGAGGAACTCCTGCGGCTTTTCGTGAAGCACGCCCCGGTCTCCATCGCCATGCTGGACGGCTCCATGCGCTACATCGCCGTGAGCGACCGCTGGAAGAGCGACTACGGGTTCCAAGAGCGCAACCTGGAAGGCCTCGACCACTACGCGGTGTTCCCGGAAATTCCCGAGCGCTGGAAGGCCATCCACCGCAGCTGCCTCGCAGGAGCCGTGGAGCGCGCCGAGGAGGACCCCTTCGCCCGCGCCGACGGCTCCATCCAGTGGCTACGCTGGGAGGTGCGCCCCTGGAGGCTGCCCTCCGGGGCCATCGGCGGCATCGTGATCTTCAGCGAGGACATCACCGCGCGCAAACAGGCCGAACTGGAGCTCGCCCGGGTGAATTTCCTGCTCTCGGCCCTGGTGGAGGCCATCCCCTCCCCCATCTACGCCAAGGACCGCGAGGGACGCCTGCTCCTGGCCAACAAGGCCCTCCTGGAGCTGCTCGGCCGCGACGCCTCCCAGGTGCTGGGCAAAACCTCCGGGGAGGTGCACCCCACGGTGATCGGGCGCGAGCACATGGAAAACGACGCCCTGGTCATGGAAAGCGGCATCCCTTCCTTTTTCGAGGAAACCTCGCTGGGTCCTGCCGGACTCAGGCACTGGGTCTCCATCAAAGCCCCGCACCGCGACGCCTCGGGCGAAGTGGCCGGAGTGGTGGGCGTTTCCCTGGAGATCACCGACCAGAAGATTCTGGAGGAGGAACTGCGCCAGAGCCGCGAAGACCTCTGCCGCGCCCAGACCGTGGCCCACGTGGGCAGCTGGCGGCTCGACGTGCGCCGCGACAGGCTCACCTGGTCCGATGAAAATTACCGCATCTTCGACGTGCCCCCGGGCACGCCCATGACCTACGAATCCTTCCTGGAACGCGTGCACCCCGAAGACCGCGCCGAAGTGCACCGCCAGTGGAGCGCCGCACTGCGCGGGGAGCCCTACGACATCGAGCACCGCCTCGTGGTGGACGGCGGCAGGCGCTGGGTGCGCGAGCGCGCCGAACTGGAATTCGCCCCCGACGGCACGCTCCTGGGCGGCTTCGGCACCACACAGGACGTGACCGGACGCAAATTGGCCGAACAGGCCCTGCGCGAGGCCAAAGAGGCCGCCGACATCGCCAACCGCGCCAAAAGCGACTTCCTGGCCAGGATGAGCCACGAGATACGAACCCCCATGAACGCCATCCTGGGCATGACGGAAATGGCCCTCCACGCGGCCCGGGACCCCCTCCAGCGCGACCACCTGGAAACCGCCATGGACTCCGCCCGGGCGCTGCTGGGCATCGTCAACGACACCCTCGACCTCTCACGCATCGAGGCCGGCAAGCTGGCCCTGGCGCCCGCCCGGTTCGACCTGCACGAACTGGCCCGCGCCATGGTGAAAACCCTGGCCGTGTCGGCGGCCCCCAAGGGGCTGGCCATGAACCTCCAACTGGACCCCCGGGTTCCAAGACACGTGCTGGGCGATGCGGGCCGCCTGCGCCAGGTGCTGCTCAACCTGCTGGGCAACGCCGTGAAGTTCACCACACGGGGCTCAGTGACCCTTGGCGTGGCCCCCGCGCCGCAGGGCGTCCCGGGCCGCCACCCCTTGGACTTCACCGTCTCCGACACGGGCCCCGGAATCCCCGGATTCCTGCGCGCGCGCATCTTCGAGCCCTTCGTGCAGCATGATCCCGGAGAACGGTCCGCCGAAGGCACCGGCCTGGGACTGGCCATCGCCCGGGGCATCGCCCAGGCCCTGGGAGGGGACATCTTCCTGGAGGAGACCACGGAATCCGGCAGCCGCTTCGTCTGCCGCGTCCCCCTGCCGCCCGTCGACGAACCGGAGGCGCGCCAGGGCGACTCAGGCCGGTTCCTCTGCGTCAGCCGCCCCCTCACTGTGCTGGCGGTGGACGACAACCGCATCAACCTCAAGGTGGTGGCCGCCCTGCTCTCGCGACTGGGGCACCGGTGCGTCCTTGCGGCGGGCGGCGAGCAGGCCCTTGCCTTGCTGGCCGAACCGGGCGCGCGCTTCGATGCGGTGCTCATGGACATCGAGATGGACGGCATGGACGGCTTCGAGACAACGCGCCGCATCCGCGCGGGCGAGGCGGGGGAGGCCCACAGGAGCGTGCACGTCGCGGCCCTTTCGGCCCACGCCCTGCCGAGCTTCCGGCAGCGCTGTTCGGAAGCGGGCATGGACGACTTCCTCCCCAAACCCGTGGGCCTGGCCGACCTGGCCAAGGCCCTGGGACTGGCCTCCTCGGAGTACTGCGCACCGGGCGGGGAGACCTGA